The Pyrenophora tritici-repentis strain M4 chromosome 8, whole genome shotgun sequence genome contains a region encoding:
- a CDS encoding Polyketide synthase module protein, protein MGDMEIPSNSMPQADTANGHIHNESISNGHASNGLRSDAAMPIAICGMALRLPGGLTSPKDLWNFLLAKGDARGRVPNSRYNVSAFHSTDGKPGSVATEYGYFLDDSVDLGALDTSFFSMTRSEVERADPQQRLLLEVARECFEDAGVTNWRGKTIGCYVGSFGED, encoded by the coding sequence ATGGGCGATATGGAGATTCCCTCGAATAGCATGCCTCAAGCAGATACCGCCAATGGCCATATCCACAACGAGTCCATCAGTAACGGTCATGCCAGCAACGGTTTGCGGTCTGACGCAGCAATGCCCATCGCCATCTGCGGCATGGCACTACGACTTCCCGGTGGCCTAACTTCGCCCAAGGATCTCTGGAATTTCTTGCTCGCAAAGGGAGATGCCCGTGGACGTGTGCCCAATTCGCGCTACAACGTATCAGCCTTCCACTCCACTGATGGAAAGCCTGGCTCGGTCGCTACAGAGTACGGGTACTTCCTCGATGATTCCGTGGATCTAGGCGCTTTGGACACATCTTTCTTCAGCATGACACGCAGCGAAGTTGAGCGTGCAGATCCACAACAACGTCTGCTGCTAGAGGTAGCTCGAGAGTGCTTTGAAGACGCTGGTGTCACGAACTGGAGAGGAAAGACCATCGGCTGCTACGTCGGCAGCTTTGGCGAAGACTAG
- a CDS encoding FabG, Dehydrogenase with different specificities (related to short-chain alcohol dehydrogenase) — MGAVKYENKTVFVAGGAGGLGKAVAKISAARGAHVTIFGRSPGPLDDAAEEIRRSCRDSLQKIKAVVVDLSDYVQVSNLPLVPLPQECSNIDIKKVDNAFRKQGRVPDMLYCAAGGNHAQNGFFTEITSSQIEDCMRNNYFATAYLAKSALDLWVQDDRNNECGQTSKPIPRQIVIVSSAAAFVALPGSIAYTPAKAAVRALADTLRLEMLRYSCAASAYSVHIAFPGDFVLPGFYQEQQTKTALTKRMQGLEGTLEELVARYPSSEQVALGIVDAVNKGEFIICKDSSSASLLFTGMQGPSPKRGFGVFDSLMGVIILGTTRRSKGQLANLSILVIEETGKNLIVSRKLPGQPFILTREDPPGGHDTEKCAMASQTSRLAGSQKKASAISKANALSTRSGIFAKKRRVDEFCGC; from the exons ATGGGTGCAGTGAAGTATGAAAACAAG ACTGTCTTTGTGGCTGGAGGAGCTGGTGGTTTGGGTAAAGCCGTGGCAAAGATTTCAGCAGCTCGAG GCGCTCATGTAACAATCTTCGGACGCAGTCCAGGTCCGTTAGACGACGCCGCCGAAGAAATACGGAGATCATGTCGCGACAGTCTCCAGAAGATCAAAGCTGTCGTTGTCGATCTTTCTGACTACGTTCAAGTGAGTAATCTTCCCCTCGTACCATTACCTCAAGAGTGTAGTAATATTGACATCAAGAAGGTTGATAACGCTTTCCGAAAACAGGGTCGTGTTCCCGACATGCTGTACTGCGCCGCGGGTGGAAACCATGCCCAGAACGGATTCTTCACCGAAATCACATCCTCACAAATTGAGGACTGCATGCGCAACAACTACTTTGCCACTGCGTATCTAGCAAAATCGGCCCTCGATCTTTGGGTCCAGGACGACAGGAACAACGAGTGTGGACAGACATCGAAGCCTATACCTCGCCAGATCGTCATAGTGAGCAGCGCAGCTGCTTTTGTGGCTTTGCCTGGCTCCATCGCGTACACTC CTGCAAAGGCAGCCGTTCGGGCCCTTGCAGACACACTCCGATTGGAAATGTTACGATACTCATGTGCTGCATCGGCATACAGCGTTCATATCGCTTTTCCAGGCGACTTCGTATTACCCGGCTTCTACCAGGAACAACAGACCAAGACTGCGCTGACGAAGCGTATGCAGGGGCTTGAGGGTACCCTTGAAGAGCTCGTCGCTCGTTATCCATCTTCGGAGCAAGTCGCGTTGGGGATCGTGGACGCAGTCAATAAAGGAGAGTTCATCATCTGTAAAGACTCGTCGTCAGCATCGCTACTGTTCACCGGCATGCAGGGGCCATCTCCCAAGAGGGGCTTCGGCGTCTTTGATTCTCTGATGGGAGTCATA ATCCTTGGGACAACGCGCCGTTCGAAAGGGCAACTTGCGAATTTATCAATACTCGTGATCGAAGAGACTGGTAAGAACCTTATTGTGAGCAGAAAATTGCCCGGCCAACCCTTTATCCTAACTAGGGAAGACCCTCCAGGAGGACACGATACTGAGAAATGCGCAATGGCCTCGCAAACCTCTCGCTTGGCGGGAAGTCAAAAGAAAGCTTCAGCGATCTCTAAGGCTAATGCGCTCAGCACGCGTTCTGGAATCTTCGCAAAAAAGCGTCGCGTGGATGAGTTCTGTGGCTGCTAG
- a CDS encoding ProP, Permease major facilitator superfamily encodes MAKEEKQSEEVPPCETLTATTSPQQTGDSPCTEELRKKLIAFYLTFVAILVNLFLYALDATTLAVATPAIAADLNGTSLESFWASISYLLSVAVTQPLYATLSDVLGRKPCLYAAYAFFFTGLMVFALAKTMRVVVAGRVLQGLGGGGLDVLSEIMIIVTDMTTLQERSLYLGLMAIPTALGSVLGPTVGGVFSSLVSWRWIGWINLPLLGISFPLTVVFLKLRSLQHSPLSELRRLDWTGVFLFTAWIILFALPLSWAGNLYAWDSFRTLLPLLFGVTILVAFAFYEGKAITPIMPHRIFKSRTASATLLSVFIHGVSLYSLLQWLPLLYQAIMAKTVLSSAVTLLPTSATSVVAAVGGVTIVGLANIGYRWSIRVAWAFTAAGTGLLVLLDADSTASIAYGLPVIWGAGIGLLLRLLFLPLQASVVRVDDTGLAIGILLTFRLLGGLVGLSICSTIFSSYFSRSLDSIGSLPISLEHLRDPEAAIAFIPQLRALDLPDTILEPIIHAYLTSIRAVVYAMTGFASLGFLSSFFIQELTLEKTEMGQQQFED; translated from the exons ATGGCCAAAGAAGAAAAGCAGTCCGAGGAAGTCCCTCCTTGCGAAACTCTCACCGCAACAACATCACCGCAGCAGACCGGAGACTCTCCGTGTACTGAGGAACTACGAAAGAAGTTAATCGCCTTCTATCTCACATTCGTTGCTATTCTCGTCAATCTCTTCTTGTATGCTCTCGATGCAACCACATTAGCAGTAGCGACACCA GCCATTGCCGCAGATTTGAACGGTACTTCCCTAGAGTCGTTTTGGGCTTCCATCTCCTATCTCCTCTCCGTCGCCGTCACTCAACCACTTTACGCAACACTATCGGATGTCCTCGGTCGGAAGCCTTGTCTTTATGCCGCGTATGCCTTCTTCTTTACCGGTTTGATGGTGTTCGCCCTTGCAAAGACCATGAGGGTGGTCGTAGCGGGTCGTGTTTTACAAGGTCTAGGCGGCGGGGGTTTAGACGTGCTCAGTGAGATCATGATCATTGTCACCGATATGACGACACTGCAGGAGCGCTCGCTATACCTTGGACTTATGGCCATCCCTACCGCGCTCGGCAGTGTCCTAGGACCGACTGTTGGTGGTGTGTTCAGTAGCCTTGTTAGCTGGCGTTGGATTGGATGGATCAATCTGCCCCTCCTGGGAATCTCCTTTCCCTTGACCGTAGTCTTTCTGAAACTACGATCGCTCCAACATTCACCGCTGTCCGAGTTGCGGCGCTTGGACTGGACTGGAGTATTTCTATTTACCGCATGGATCATATTGTTTGCGCTTCCGTTGAGCTGGGCAGGCAATCTTTACGCCTGGGATTCCTTCCGTACTCTTTTACCGCTTTTGTTCGGCGTGACTATTCTCGTAGCCTTCGCCTTCTATGAGGGCAAGGCAATCACTCCTATCATGCCGCATCGAATTTTCAAGTCGAGGACGGCATCAGCTACATTGCTCAGCGTATTCATACACGGAGTCTCCTTGTATTCCTTGCTTCAATGGCTACCACTTCTGTATCAGGCCATCATGGCCAAGACAGTGTTAAGCTCGGCAGTAACTCTTCTTCCAACAAGTGCTACGAGCGTAGTAGCGGCCGTTGGAGGAGTCACTATAGTTGGCTTGGCCAACATCGGATATCGTTGGAGTATTCGTGTCGCTTGGGCATTCACAGCGGCAGGAACCGGCCTTCTCGTCTTGCTGGATGCTGATTCAACTGCCTCAATCGCCTATGGTCTACCGGTGATTTGGGGAGCCGGTATTGGTCTATTGCTCCGCCTCCTATTTCTTCCGCTGCAAGCAAGCGTAGTTCGCGTTGACGATACCGGACTGGCCATTGGAATCCTCTTGACCTTCCGTcttcttggcggtcttgtcGGGTTATCGATATGCTCCACGATCTTCAGCAGCTACTTCTCACGCTCTCTCGACTCCATCGGTAGTCTGCCGATATCTTTGGAACACTTGCGAGACCCTGAGGCTGCTATAGCGTTCATACCGCAACTAAGAGCGCTCGATCTGCCGGACACAATTCTCGAGCCTATTATACATGCCTACCTGACCTCTATTAGAGCAGTTGTGTACGCAATGACTGGTTTTGCAAGCTTGGGGTTTTTGTCGTCTTTCTTTATCCAGGAGCTGACTCTGGAGAAAACCGAAATGGGACAGCAGCAATTCGAAGATTGA
- a CDS encoding Polyketide synthase module protein: MAISRGDCEAALVGGVNLILEPGMTIAMTEQGVLSKDGSCKTFSADANGYARGEAITAIYVKPLADAICDGNPVRAVIRGTSHNVDGRTPGMSQPSTDAQEKLIRRAYEVAGITDYNATAVVECHGTGTAVGDPIEAKAVARIFGEEGVHISSIKPNLGHAEGASGLVSVIKMVLALENRTIPPNIRFTSPNPSIPFESAKLTVPVEAMPWPTGKLQRVSVNSFGIGGANAHVILDSASRFQAQPVDSYSARGPQILLHSANTIASLDRLAKSHAQFAQENPVKVGDMAYTLAFRREALPHRSFTIVKDGGVTAASTPVKSDPSSTPDVVMIFTGQGAQWPLMGRELLRGNTVFRASIQALDGYLKAVQGEDAPDYSIEEELLKAGKKSRVGMATLSQPFVSPQGVCQLECSTIVTAT; encoded by the coding sequence ATGGCGATATCCCGCGGAGATTGTGAGGCAGCCCTTGTAGGCGGTGTCAATCTCATTCTCGAGCCAGGAATGACGATTGCCATGACAGAACAAGGAGTCTTATCCAAAGACGGTAGCTGTAAGACGTTCTCCGCAGATGCAAATGGATATGCTCGTGGCGAGGCTATCACGGCTATTTACGTGAAGCCCTTGGCCGATGCAATTTGCGACGGAAATCCTGTGCGAGCAGTCATCAGGGGAACCAGTCACAACGTCGACGGCAGAACACCTGGAATGAGTCAGCCAAGTACCGATGCTCAAGAGAAACTTATCAGAAGAGCCTACGAAGTAGCCGGTATAACAGACTATAACGCTACTGCTGTGGTGGAGTGTCATGGCACAGGAACCGCAGTTGGAGATCCAATCGAGGCCAAGGCAGTGGCACGTATCTTTGGCGAGGAAGGAGTTCACATCAGCTCGATCAAACCAAACCTTGGTCACGCAGAAGGTGCTTCTGGCTTGGTCTCTGTTATCAAGATGGTGCTAGCTCTTGAGAACAGGACGATACCGCCCAATATCCGCTTCACATCGCCAAATCCGAGTATCCCCTTTGAATCCGCAAAATTGACGGTACCCGTGGAGGCGATGCCCTGGCCTACAGGAAAGCTACAGCGAGTGAGCGTCAATTCTTTCGGCATAGGTGGAGCCAATGCGCATGTCATTCTTGATTCAGCGTCGAGATTTCAAGCGCAGCCCGTCGACAGTTACAGTGCAAGAGGGCCACAAATTCTCCTGCACTCCGCCAACACCATTGCTTCTCTGGATCGGCTGGCAAAGAGCCATGCCCAATTTGCGCAGGAAAATCCTGTCAAAGTCGGTGACATGGCCTACACACTCGCGTTCAGACGAGAGGCGCTGCCTCACCGATCTTTCACCATCGTGAAGGACGGCGGTGTGACCGCGGCCTCCACTCCAGTCAAATCCGACCCTTCTTCCACGCCCGACGTTGTAATGATCTTTACCGGTCAGGGTGCGCAGTGGCCACTGATGGGCCGTGAATTGCTCCGAGGCAATACAGTCTTCCGAGCCAGTATACAAGCCCTCGATGGCTATCTTAAGGCTGTACAGGGAGAGGATGCGCCGGATTACTCAATCGAGGAGGAGCTGCTGAAAGCCGGAAAGAAGAGCCGAGTTGGAATGGCAACTCTGTCACAGCCTTTTGTCAGCcctcagggggtgtgtcaaCTAGAATGTTCTACTATCGTCACAGCTACGTAA
- a CDS encoding Polyketide synthase module protein: protein MLKSLGVVPSAVVGHSSGEIAAAYAAGGLSARDAILIAHFRGVAASRQQRAGAMAAVGMSWSETEKFLVPGTTMACDNSPNSVTISGDANAVRQVVANIKDALPDVLARLLQVDKAYHSEHMVEVGDYYLAALHRNGVSGREPSAAHFLSSVTGGSADESIELGPPYWRKNLESPVRFREAVSACLDNATTGKSSVYLEVGPHSALAGPLRQIFTAHSSGSATTYVATLARNQDGLESLLTMAGKLWSLQVPFDMATLVQKGQCLVDLPRYPWNHDGSHWFESRLSREWRQRIHPHHDLLGSRIHESTDSEPVWRNLFHLQSAPWVQDHKVAGDVIFPSAGYIALAAEAVSQVTGIQEGFSIRNMTVSLALVIPEGKPTEIVTMLRPVRLTRTSNGSWWEFNVSSYNGQN, encoded by the coding sequence ATGTTGAAATCGCTTGGAGTTGTTCCTTCAGCAGTCGTCGGGCATTCGAGTGGTGAGATTGCAGCTGCATATGCTGCCGGTGGTCTGTCAGCCAGGGATGCAATCTTGATTGCCCACTTCCGCGGCGTGGCTGCCTCGCGTCAGCAACGTGCAGGAGCCATGGCAGCTGTCGGAATGAGCTGGTCAGAGACGGAGAAGTTCCTGGTACCAGGCACGACTATGGCGTGCGACAACTCGCCCAACAGTGTGACGATCTCTGGAGACGCCAACGCCGTTCGTCAAGTTGTTGCTAACATCAAGGATGCCCTTCCTGATGTACTGGCGAGACTTCTGCAAGTCGACAAGGCATACCATTCCGAGCATATGGTAGAAGTTGGCGACTACTATCTGGCTGCACTTCACCGCAATGGTGTTTCGGGACGAGAACCATCAGCCGCTCATTTTCTATCCAGTGTGACCGGTGGATCGGCAGACGAGAGCATCGAGCTTGGTCCTCCATACTGGCGGAAGAACCTCGAGTCACCGGTTCGATTCCGGGAAGCTGTTTCTGCTTGTCTTGATAACGCCACCACTGGGAAATCATCCGTCTATCTGGAAGTTGGCCCGCACTCCGCTTTGGCAGGACCACTCAGACAGATATTCACGGCTCACTCATCAGGATCCGCCACAACCTATGTGGCAACTCTTGCGCGAAACCAAGATGGCTTGGAGTCACTTCTCACCATGGCCGGCAAACTATGGTCGCTGCAAGTCCCATTCGACATGGCGACTCTAGTCCAGAAAGGTCAATGCTTGGTAGACCTTCCTCGATATCCTTGGAACCACGACGGCAGTCATTGGTTCGAGTCACGGCTTTCCAGAGAATGGCGTCAACGTATCCACCCTCACCACGATCTACTAGGAAGTAGGATACATGAGAGCACAGACTCAGAACCAGTTTGGCGTAATTTGTTCCATCTTCAGTCTGCACCATGGGTACAAGATCACAAAGTGGCTGGAGATGTTATCTTTCCCTCTGCTGGATACATCGCTCTGGCTGCAGAGGCTGTCAGCCAGGTCACAGGTATCCAGGAAGGCTTCAGTATCCGTAACATGACGGTGAGCCTTGCTCTGGTTATTCCAGAAGGGAAGCCCACGGAGATTGTAACTATGCTTCGTCCTGTGCGACTGACACGGACATCAAACGGTTCCTGGTGGGAGTTCAACGTATCATCGTACAACGGACAGAACTGA